gtgatggatatgaagtctaggattgcctttggtgtccttgggtcttatatcctacatcattgggcactgttaccatactgagaacctccggttctcataccatatttctgttgtgtttttcagatgcaggtcgcaacccaccttggtgagttgccgggatggtgacagaagcggaggatccggataccttttaagtcttttgatttattttgctatacatctctcacttttgtattttgttttgcctagaggcatgtattgagagaacaaaaccTGTATAAGCCATTTTAAACTTCAGTTTCCTTTTTGTCTGTATatttggctagccggcttaaactacgcgagccgtggctagtttcttatgatattacactattatactattatctttgtTTATATCACATCtgtttcttgtgctttaagttagacaCTTCGTTAGCACGTTTTGCTCTTTTAAATCCTGTCTTTGAGCTATAATCTTCATCggacttctagattatattaatcttttctatatattatatgtatgagcttagaactgtcgtaatctctgattaacctttgctttacgacgcgaggtaaagcttaggctaattagagtGTTACAAGGTTAATTAAACCTAATTGATTCTTCTCAATTTGTAGGAGTTGATGAATTGGATTTGCTCtttgtaattatcatgttgtTGTTAGTGTCAAGGATAGTGATCCTAGACCCTTAACCCTTGCTAAGATCTTTTAAAACTTGAATTTACTTTCTTCTCCTCTAGTTAATTGCCTTGATTCTATTTTAGTTTAAGTTCCTTGTCATTTAATTCTTAATTGTGTTTTTACCTTCTTGCTATTTATATTTTCATTAATTGCGAACAAACTCTCGAtctttcataaccaataataatgcaCTCGATTATGATTTTAAAGGAGAATAACTCGGGATTAAACTCTCGGTTATTATTTTGAACTTTGTGACACTTTTTACTAAACTTTGAGAATGTTAAATTCTAATTTAGACTTACACTGAATCTTGAGTTTTAAACTTGCTAGTACTTAGCACTCGTCACTCACTAATTCTCTCTTTGCAACGTCATTTTTCTAGTGTAGGTGTGTCTAATTGTGTactcttttattttgaaaagtgaGGCAATAAGGATGAATtcaaatacaaaagaaaaaagatgaagAGTTAAATGAAGGACATTTTGAAAATTTCACAATTTCGTGCCTTTAAAGCCACATTACACACAAATAAATGACATAAGAACCAGGAGTATATCAGCACTCGTCACTTCTCTCTTTGCAACGTCATTTTTCTAGTGTAGGTGTGTCTAATTGTGTactcttttattttgaaaagtgaGGCAATAAGCAATAAGtcaaatacaaaagaaaaaagatgaagAGTTAAATGAAGGACATTTTGAAAATTTCACAATTTCGTGCCTTTAAAGCCACATTACACACAAATAAATGACATAAGAACCAGGAGTATATNNNNNNNATCAGTTAATAAAACTATCAATATCAGCATAGGTTTAgaagaaagactgagactgaaagattgagattgaaagaTAAAGATTAAGAGACTAAAGACTAANNNNNNNNNNNNNNNNNNNNNNNNNNNNNNNNNNNNNNNNNNNNNNNNNNNNNNNNNNNNNNNNNNNNNNNNNNNNNNNNNNNNNNNNNNNNNNNNNNNNNNNNNNNNNNNNNNNNNNNNNNNNNNNNNNNNNNNNNNNNNNNNNNNNNNNNNNNNNNNNNNNNNNNNNNNNNNNNNNNNNNNNNNNNNNNNNNNNNNNNNNNNNNNNNNNNNNNNNNNNNNNNNNNNNNNNNNNNNNNNNNNNNNNNNNNNNNNNNNNNNNNNNNNNNNNNNNNNNNNNNNNNNNNNNNNNNNNNNNNNNNNNNNNNNNNNNNNNNNNNNNNNNNNNNNNNNNNNNNNNNNNNNNNNNNNNNNNNNNNNNNNNNNNNNNNNNNNNNNNNNNNNNNNNNNNNNNNNNNNNNNNNNNNNNNNNNNNNNNNNNNNNNNNNNNNNNNNNNNNNNNNNNNNNNNNNNNNNNNNNNNNNNNNNNNNNNNNNNNNNNNNNNNNNNNNNNNNNNNNNNNNNNNNNNNNNNNNNNNNNNNNNNNNNNNNNNNNNNNNNNNNNNNNNNNNNNNNNNNNNNNNNNNNNNNNNNNNNNNNNNNNNNNNNNNNNNNNNNNNNNNNNNNNNNNNNNNNNNNNNNNNNNNNNNNNNNNNNNNNNNNNNNNNNNNNNNNNNNNNNNNNNNNNNNNNNNNNNNNNNNNNNNNNNNNNNNNNNNNNNNNNNNNNNNNNNNNNNNNNNNNNNNNNNNNNNNNNNNNNNNNNNNNNNNNNNNNNNNNNNNNNNNNNNNNNNNNNNNNNNNNNNNNNNNNNNNNNNNNNNNNNNNNNNNNNNNNNNNNNNNNNNNNNNNNNNNNNNNNNNNNNNNNNNNNNNNNNNNNNNNNNNNNNNNNNNNNNNNNNNNNNNNNNNNNNNNNNNNNNNNNNNNNNNNNNNNNNNNNNNNNNNNNNNNNNNNNNNNNNNNNNNNNNNNNNNNNNNNNNNNNNNNNNNNNNNNNNNNNNNNNNNNNNNNNNNNNNNNNNNNNNNNNNNNNNNNNNNNNNNNNNNNNNNNNNNNNNNNNNNNNNNNNNNNNNNNNNNNNNNNNNNNNNNNNNNNNNNNNNNNNNNNNNNNNNNNNNNNNNNNNNNNNNNNNNNNNNNNNNNNNNNNNNNNNNNNNNNNNNNNNNNNNNNNNNNNNNNNNNNNNNNNNNNNNNNNNNNNNNNNNNNNNNNNNNNNNNNNNNNNNNNNNNNNNNNNNNNNNNNNNNNNNNNNNNNNNNNNNNNNNNNNNNNNNNNNNNNNNNNNNNNNNNNNNNNNNNNNNNNNNNNNNNNNNNNNNNNNNNNNNNNNNNNNNNNNNNNNNNNNNNNNNNNNNNNNNNNNNNNNNNNNNNNNNNNNNNNNNNNNNNNNNNNNNNNNNNNNNNNNNNNNNNNNNNNNNNNNNNNNNNNNNNNNNNNNNNNNNNNNNNNNNNNNNNNNNNNNNNNNNNNNNNNNNNNNNNNNNNNNNNNNNNNNNNNNNNNNNNNNNNNNNNNNNNNNNNNNNNNNNNNNNNNNNNNNNNNNNNNNNNNNNNNNNNNNNNNNNNNNNNNNNNNNNNNNNNNNNNNNNNNNNNNNNNNNNNNNNNNNNNNNNNNNNNNNNNNNNNNNNNNNNNNNNNNNNNNNNNNNNNNNNNNNNNNNNNNNNNNNNNNNNNNNNNNNNNNNNNNNNCTCTATATCTATACTTTCTAGACATACTAAAAGgattgaaatattaaaattagagATTGAAATTTTAGTTTTGACCTCTAATCATTAAACACAATATTGAGTCACAATTTCCTAATTTCAATCTCAGTTAACCAAATGCTACCATAGAGACTAGATAGTGAATTCAAAGCTGAAAGTTGTATTATGAAAAGAAATCTACTTATAATTGTAAGCCCACTAATTTGATTAGTATAATAGTTAAATGAAAAATTCTCCAGTGCGGATGATGAAAATAAGCATGTGATGTTGACGCTGCGTGTTAACTTGGGACTGTGACGTGTGTATATTGGCATGTGGCACATCAAAGAAATTTATCCAAAtctcagaataaaaaaaaaattattcaggtcaaaaaatttatctaaatctcaaaatcataaaaatacaagAATAATAGGTAGGGGTTGTAAAGGAACCTAAATCCGCCAGGCCGActcgcgtaacccgccaaaaaagacAGATCGGTCTGAAAAATTGGGACCGTCAAAGAGCAAAAGTCTACCTAACTCGCACCACTTAAATTGTGGGTTTTCACTGGGCGGGGCAGGCTTTCCCGCCGGGCTTAATTTTTTTGCCAAAATCCAACTTCCCCCAACCCAACTTATAAGAGTATGAAGATAAAAATTGAGTATTTTAGATTATGTTTATGTTGTTTttgagacaatatttataattatgttttgaattatgtttattttgctttggagtgaatatttataattatgttttagattTTAGAgcctttaaaaattataaatttattaatatgattataaaattatatatattatttaatagttaatagtttaaaaaaaaaaggagctTTGGCGGGCTTAGCCCGCCAGCCCACAATTAGACGGGACAGGATGAGATTCTAAGACCGCCTCACTAGGCAAGGCGAGACGGGCCAGCCCGCCAAAAGACGGACTTCTGCCAAGGTGGGGCGGAGGCGGGCTTCCCCACTTGCCACGCCTTAACAGGGTTTGAACTAAATAACACATGACAACGGACTAAACTAATTCATCCTATTGAGTTATTAACCAAGAGCTAATGAGATCAGGCCAACTTCAGTCTCAAAAGTTTAACCTATTAATAACCTACAATAAACTTTTTGGATCAACGCATATGGACATTGGTAAAAGATCTAATTTGTCTGGttctttaaaaaattattcaaagtCAAACTCAAGTAGTTATTGTTGCCACTGATgatatgatttttgcatatacCCGATCATCCTCTCTTCTCGAATTCTTGTTTCAATGCCTACCATCAAGAAAGAAGTTTTGATCAGGCAATGATTATCTCAACCAAATTCACTAATAAGAAGACTTAAAAAATCCTCCTCAAAGACAAGTTCATTATAATTAACTAGACATGTTATTAGAGAAGGAAAATTCACAGCAAAACAAGAGAACGAATACTACTCTCCAACAACAGGACTTCACAATAATTTTGACCAAATAGACTCTTCAATATTCTAAATGAAAACTACAAAATTGTGTTATGCAGATTGCTTAAAACTTATTGTTACAAAGTGCGTCTATTTTGCTTATCCAAATTTGAAAAATCAGGAGAAAAACAATAGCGTAAATTAAAACTCATATATTACATCAGTTAGGCTAATCTCAAGAAGAATATGAACATAGATTCAAATTTCATAATAAGTAAGAACATTTAAGGTATTGTTCCAAAAGTCAGTTATTCTTATTCATTAAGAAAGGAAAACAATAATAGTAATttgaaaatattaattaattgcaTCATGTAATCTGAAGTGCTAGAATTTATAAATAACTAAAGCCAAAATAGCTTTAAAACGGAGACTATGCTCGGCCCATGGATCGAGATCGACAGAGGTACTACTACTACTACCAAGTTCGATCCCCCACTCCGCCCGCGTGCTCTCACTGCCAGGGGAAGATGTATGTCTTCGGGTGGGATCGAGGGTAGTTCATTTTATTGTCTCTGTTCTTGTTCTTAGCTTGGACAAGTGTTGCTGGTTTTGTAATCATGTGCGGGGTTGTTTAAAGAATATATGAAGTTTTGTCTCTAATGGGTAAATactaaatacaaaaataaattggGATAATTCTGTAAATATTTAAGGCAGCTCCATCAAATGTAACTCTCATAAAAATATGCATCAAATACTTTTTTCTCGTAAGTATATCACATGGATATATATGATTCTTGTAATCTTTTCATTATTGACACTAGTTCCACAAACATTGGTGATAAATGagggaggaaaagaaaaagaataactacTGACCTCTACTAAGTAGTTAAGTTTATAAAGTTGGTCCATCTCCTCTGGCTCTTTCTTATGCATCATTTCTGACTTCCCTGAACTTCAAAACATGTATTCGATCAACCTGAATCCCTGGCATTCCAAATGCTGGTCCGTTCTTCCATTCCTGAGGAATTGAAATTGCCGTGAGATGTAACATCCAAATTCCAAAGAGCCCATAAATTGTTTTCCATAACAAAAACAATTTCCAATTTCCATGAAGCTTCCATGTTAAGGCATTTTTAGAACTGTCCATTATTACAAGTTCTAGCTCCTGCAAACACCAATGTCACATGAGCAGAATCTGCCTATTTCAGCCACTCCAGTAGTCCAGTGTCCATGAGAACACCTTCACTGATGCAAGTAGGCCCATCAATCAAATTACGCTAGTTAAGAAAACAAGAACATCTGCCTTGGGCCACATTGTCCTCTGCAGCACCTTGTGGCCTTTCCAAAGTGCTCACTCCTCATGTTGCATGCTGGGGCACCCTTACTGAGGACAGCCTGTCCTAAGACGTCCAAATGTCTCCCTCCCATGATTCTGAAATTGCCTTTGCTAAGCTGAAGGCCACCAATCTGACTAAATTTTGTTCTGCATTATAATGAGTTCATGCATCTTTACAATTAAATCATAAGCGTGTCTGCACTCCACAGATAGACTTTAAACCCATTTTCAACTGAAAATGAAGCTGATCCAACATGGGGGACAAAAACCTGCATTAAGATGCTCTTGGATTGGCTCGTATCTTCCTAATTAAGTAGTTCTCCAAACCAATACCAGCATCCACTATTCTAGTATGACCTGTTATTTCAATCTTGAGAACTTGCTCCAAAACATCTCTGCTCCTCACACCATCGTCCACTTCACATAATAAAGGTATTATAATCGCCCAGGTATCTATATGAGGAGCTTCCCCATGCTCAAGCGATTTGGTCAGAACTCCACAAGCTTCCTCAATCTTACCAACATTGCAGAAACCCTTTACTAGGCCATGAATAACAGCAAAATGCGGAGAAAAACCTTTAGACAGCATCTCCTTCATGTAGTTATTTGCCTCATCAAGCATTCCTTTGTCACATAACCCACCAACCAAAGTTCGATATGACACAACATTAGGCAAGCACCCATTGTTCTGCATATCAGCAATAACTTTACAGGCATCATGGGCGCGCCTTTCCCTGCAGAACCCCGATATAACAGTATTATAATGAACTATGTCAGGATTGCACCCTTTGATCTTCATCCTACAAAGAAGCTTGTAAGCTTCTCTAAGCTTCTTCTTCCTACACAAACTGTTCAACAAAGTGGTGTAAGTCAAAGAGTCAGGAACAAACCCTTTGTTCAACATATCCTCCAACAAATCCACAGCTCCATTCACTTGACTCTTCCTACACATCGCCTGCATCAGAATCCGGTAAGACTCAATATCAGGAACAATATCTCTCTTAAACATTTTGTTGAACAGGTGGTAAGCAATGCTAATATCTCCATTCAAACAAAAAGCCCGCATGAGAATATTGTAGGACTGAGTATTGGGTGACACACCGTGCCTATGAGCATCCCTGAAGAGATCGAATGCAGGTCGAACAAAGTTGCGGTGGGATACAAGAATCTCAAGAATGCGGTTGAGGTGTTTGGGCAAAGGCTTGAAACCGTATTGAAGCATAGTGTAGAAGGTTTTGAGAACCTTATCGGGTAAATCAGCTTCGCCATAGACTCTGATCAAGTAGGAGAACAGGGTAGGAGTGATTGGGTAGGATTCGGATTTGAGGCGACGAACAAGGTCATCGACAAGGGAGAATTGCCTGGTGCGGCCCAATTTGAGGATAAGAATGAGGTAGGTAGAGTAAGAATGGCTAAAGTTGGGATGGCGAGAGGCGCATTCGAAGATTTCTTTGGCGAGAAGAGGGTCCGATTGGGAAGCTATGAGCTTCTGGACTCTAGATGGAGACCCAATCAGGGAATTGGAGCGAGAAGAATAGAAAGATTGTTGGTTTAGGTTTTGTGAGAAATTGAAGGAGATGATGTGATGGGAAGACAGGGGGATTAGGGTTTCGGTGGAGCGGAGAAATGATCTGAGCAGACTCGGTGAGGTCATGGTGGTGGCTCAAGAAGGTGAGCAGGCGAGGGCAAATCAATGCTAATTGTGGGTGTCGTATATTAGTGCTTAGTGTCCTTTGTTTCTATTGAGGAGATATGGACACTGTGGGTGTTCGCAgcgcggtttggtttggtttggtttttagGGGGAAAAAACATCCGATCCAATTGTAAAAAAATTTATTGGTCTGGTTTGGTTTGATTTTTTTGAGGCCAACCAAACTGAATTGAAATTGATTGATTTGATTCGATTTTTCGATGTTTCACCATGACCTTCATCAACTCCACCTTCTGTTTCACCAATGCTGTCACTTTACTATTATCAAACTGCAGAAatatcacaaaaaaataaaataagaatagaGAACACTAAACGAAAATTAGAACTgcacaaattaaaattagaacaCTAAAATTAAAACAACATAATTTGAAACCTCAAatcacaaattaaaattaaataattgaaaAACAGCAACCAAAAAAGTTAAGTTAAATGAGAGAACGTTGATAGTGTTTCTTCGACCCTGTTTAATAGAAGACTTTAACATTCAACAAAACATGATTTGCTTTGATTAGTGTCACTAACAAATAACAACGTACTAACACAATCACAATTAGAAACATAATTATCAAAACCAAACCAACAATCGATCCCGTTAGAGTACTTGGTTAATGGATTACTGATTCTACCGTTAGATAACTGGTTAAGccggtcataattaaataattatatatgatttttttttctcataataagttatttttattttattgcttttaaCATTGAATACCACTGAACTACTTTAGATGTCTACCTTATCAACAAAGTATATAAACTAAAGAGTGCATATAAATGTTAACAAGATTTTTAAATCAATATTTTAGAGCCAGACAAAAAATACAAGAGATCTGCTTCCACATCCCCATCTTTGGCACAAAACGCTGCTTCATCATCTGCCTTACAGCCCAATCGACCTCCCCAATGACACCCCTCTCACACATACCCTTCACAAGAACTTTATAAGACACGAAACTAGGGCCAAACCCCATCAACACCATTCTCTCCATGATCTCTTTGGCTTCCTCAAATCTCTCATTATCAAGCAACCCATACGCCACTTCTTGATAAGACCCTCCATTGGGATCACATCCTTTTTCCATCATCAATCTCTCCAACACCTTTGCCTCGTCGACCCTCCCTTGCTTCCTCAACCCCGAAATCAGCACATTAAAAACCACGATGTCAGCACCAACCCCACAATTTTCCATTCTCTCCAACAACCCAAAAGCACCATCCAAATCCCCTTTTTCGCACAATCCATGCATCAAAGTAGCAAAAGTCCTCACATTGGGCTCACACCCTAGTTGGGAAAATTCATCAAATACCTTGAAGCCATCCTCCAATTCGCCACAACCACACAACCCCTTGATCAAGAATCAAAATTAGACGTTCATATATAATTCTTTTTAGGTTTTGTTAGATGGTAATTAACTTTTCTTTAATCAAGAATCAAAGAACCCAGTCAATAAAACAAAACAGAAGAAAtgttaaaagaagaaaaaaataaaagcaaaacagGAAACCGATTTTTATTCCAGCAAGTAATacttaccttttttttttctccactCTTAAAATTTAACATTCACTATATGATGGAAAAATCCAATTTCTTAACGAAATCATTTTACTCCATAAAAAAATCATCATTTAGGGTGAAAATGCAAACATCTTTTTATAATATGACTTTTACGCAAGGTTCTAAAAACCAAACTGATCATCATACTGCTCGAGCTACTGATTCATCAGTTTAGAGGTTTAATCGGTTCAACCGTAGTTCAACTGAAATgactaaattataataaaataacatatcaaattatatataaatatataaatataaatatattctgATATAAATcttaaatatatacaaattaaaagtaTAATTCCAATTAAAATCTACTAATCACATTTAAATACAACACGAGTCAAATATAAAAAACCAAATATTAAAGGTCAAAACTTATATaagtataaaatttatattatatgAAATTTAAGATAGtcacaagaaacaaaaaaaaattcattgaattaaccaaaccaataataaatatttgATCATCTACTTATCTGGTTAATTGAGTTTATTCAGTTAATTCAATTCATCTATTTCTTCATTAAAAACAAAGATGACAAATTTATTTCTTCTCTAACAAAAGATTGATCATAATGAACAAATAGAAACTCCAAACAACTTTTAACAAAATTTTCAGCCTAATTTTAATAAAGATTAACAAGATTTTCAGCTGATcacaattttaacaaaataatataggcacaagaaacaaaaaaatcatTGAATTAACCAAATCAATAATAAATATTCGTTCAACTCCTTATCTAGTTAATTGAGTTAATTCAATTCATCTATTTCTTCATTAAAAACAAAGATGACAAATTTATTTCTTCTCAAACAAAAGATTGATCATAATGAACAAATAGAAACTCCAAACAACTTTTAACAAAATTTTCAGCCTAATTTTAATAAAGATTAACAAGATTTTCAGCTGATcacaattttaacaaaatttcAGCACAATTTTAACAATGattaaaaatctttttccaaaaattaacaaaaaaaatcccAGCAGTGAACTAATAATTCAATGATTCAATCAACGGCAAAAATACAGATTATAGAGTACAGAACAGCACTGGAGCATAGCTAATCATTCAATGATTCAAGTTATGGAAGGAAAAGCTCTACGATGGTTCAATCATCGCTAACAACCAGATATGCTTTCAATCTTGCCAGAATCAAGCAACAATTCAGCAATCATCAACCacaatttcagatctaaaatcaGTAACAACAGAAATTATATGATTGCAAATTAGTAATTACAATGAAGCAGCAACACAAATTCGGCAACAGAACCAACTGCAACAACTAAAAAACTTCATGCCAACAATAACTTCAGAATCACAACAACAATAAGTTCAGAATCCAATTTTAGAACACAAACTCAGCTCAGAATCTTAAAAATTAACTAGAAAGTAAAGATGAAACTGAAGAAGTGGCTTACCGGTGAGACGCCGAGGGAGGAACAGCGGTGACAGAGTGAGCTCGGAGGAACACGGCGCTGACACTGACCTCGTCGAGATAGAGAGAGAGCTTGAAGAGAGAGACGCCGGGAACAGAGCTCGTTACGGCGAGGAGACGACGGCCGAGCTCCACCGCGAGGAGAAGAGGGTGAGTGTTCGGAGACGGCACCCTCTATCAGTCACAATTCCGGCGGCGACGGCGAT
The DNA window shown above is from Arachis ipaensis cultivar K30076 chromosome B08, Araip1.1, whole genome shotgun sequence and carries:
- the LOC107613377 gene encoding pentatricopeptide repeat-containing protein At4g01400, mitochondrial-like, which codes for MTSPSLLRSFLRSTETLIPLSSHHIISFNFSQNLNQQSFYSSRSNSLIGSPSRVQKLIASQSDPLLAKEIFECASRHPNFSHSYSTYLILILKLGRTRQFSLVDDLVRRLKSESYPITPTLFSYLIRVYGEADLPDKVLKTFYTMLQYGFKPLPKHLNRILEILVSHRNFVRPAFDLFRDAHRHGVSPNTQSYNILMRAFCLNGDISIAYHLFNKMFKRDIVPDIESYRILMQAMCRKSQVNGAVDLLEDMLNKGFVPDSLTYTTLLNSLCRKKKLREAYKLLCRMKIKGCNPDIVHYNTVISGFCRERRAHDACKVIADMQNNGCLPNVVSYRTLVGGLCDKGMLDEANNYMKEMLSKGFSPHFAVIHGLVKGFCNVGKIEEACGVLTKSLEHGEAPHIDTWAIIIPLLCEVDDGVRSRDVLEQVLKIEITGHTRIVDAGIGLENYLIRKIRANPRAS
- the LOC107611010 gene encoding pentatricopeptide repeat-containing protein At3g14580, mitochondrial-like, producing MLNFKSGEKKKGLCGCGELEDGFKVFDEFSQLGCEPNVRTFATLMHGLCEKGDLDGAFGLLERMENCGVGADIVVFNVLISGLRKQGRVDEAKVLERLMMEKGCDPNGGSYQEVAYGLLDNERFEEAKEIMERMVLMGFGPSFVSYKVLVKGMCERGVIGEVDWAVRQMMKQRFVPKMGMWKQISCIFCLALKY